In Luteipulveratus mongoliensis, the DNA window GTGATCGGTGTTGGCCGCTCCCGGACGGTTGGCCGTGCCCCGTTGCGCGTGGTGATGAGGGCCTGTGCGGTCAGCAGCCTGATCGCATCTCGGGCTGACGACTGCGACACGCCGTACTGCTCGCAGAGTTCGGCCAGAGAGGGCAGTACGTCACCCGGCCGTAGTTCATGCCGCTCGATCTGCATGCGGAGATCGTCGGCGATCGCGAGGTACCGGGGCCCGCTGACGGGCGTGCGCTGAGGGCTCATGCAGAAAACCTTATGACCTTGTGGACAAGGGGTCCATGACGCTGTAACGTGCGAGACGCAACCTTGTACACAAGGTCGCAAGGTCACAAGGTCTGTGGCCGCAACCAAACCCAGGAGACAAGTCATGGCTATTCAGCGTCGTATCTCGGTTCAGCACTCGGACGTCTTCCCGATGGATGCCGTCCTCAAGCCGTCGAAGGATGGGGTCGTCACGCCGGTGATCGACTTCAACGCGGAGAAGCGTGCGGATGGCTCTCGTGCGCAGCAGGTGGACAAGGAGACGGGTCTGCTGGTGTGGCAGGTCACGGTGATCGACCTGGACGTTGAGGCGGGCAAGAAGGACACCGCTCTCACGGTCAAGTTCCTCGCCCCTCAGCAGCCGATCCCGCCGTCGAACAAGTCCGGGCTGCCTTGGATTCCAGTGGAGTTCGTCGGTCTGAGCGCGCTGCCGTACGTGGATGACAACGGCAGTCGTCCGCGTATCGCGTGGTCGTACCGCGCAGAGGGCATGGTCGAGCCGGGTGCGGCTGCTGGTGGTCGTGGCTCGGCTGCGAGCAAGGCGGCTGACAACAAGGACGCGGCCTGATGTTCGGCATCGACATGGAGACTCCGCCTCCCTGGCGGGCGATGCTGCTGGTCGCAGCGGTCATCGTGGTCGGGTTCCTCGCGTACTGGGTTGCCATCTCGGTGGCCCGGTACGTGCAGGCTCCGTCCCAGGTGCGTCGCGCCAAGCGCGTGGCTCTCGTGGCTCGTGCCCGTTGGCACGCGGTCGCACAGAACACGAATCTGGCGCTGGTGGACCAGTCCCGGCGCGGTAAGACCGACATCCACGGCAAGCCGATCAAGCCGCGTGTCCGGGTGCCTCGTGCACGGTTCTACGCCACGGACTACGGGCTGCTGGTGGTCGCTCGCACGATGCCGAAGGTCGGCCTTGCGGAGTATGAGAAGGCTGCCCCGTGGCTGGCTGATGCCTGGCGCTGCCGCACCGTGGAGGTCACTCAGGACAACCCGAAGTCTGTCGAGCTGCGCGGGTTGATGGGTGAGCCGTTGTCGGTGTCCCGCCCGGCGACGTTCGATCTCGGCTCGGACTGGTCGCTGCCGCTGGGCCGTAACCCGTGGGGTCAAGACCGGTACATCGCGCTCAAGAACCTGTCAGGCATCAAGGTCGCTGGGCTGCCCGGCTACGGCAAGTCGATGCTGATGCTCGACTGGTACGCCACGCTGGCGACCTCGCCTGCGGTGCAGTTCGCGGTGTTCGATGGCAAGACCGCTGACGCCCGCTACGGCGATTGGGGACAGGTCGCTGACCGCGCGATGTTCGTGGTCGGTGATGACCCCGTGGAGGCCAACCGTCGTCTGCGGGACCTGGTCCGGCTGATCAAGACTCGCCCGGCCGCGTTGATGGCTGAGCGCGAGACACACCGGTTCTGGACGGCTGGTCCCACGGTGGCCAACCCGTTGGTGCTGGTGCTGATGGATGAGTGCCACAACTACATCGACTCATCTGGCCTGCGTGGTGAAGAGAAGGCGCTGATCGACTCAAACCAGCGGTTGATGCGCACGGTCGCCAAGGAGGGTCGCGCGCTCGGTGTCATCCCGGTTGCTGGCACGCAGAAGCAGACAGCGGACGCGATCCCGACTGCTGTGCGCGACAACCTCGAAGTGGGGGTGTGCTTCGCGGTCGCCACGCTCGAGGGAGCCTCGGCTGCTCTCGGCTCGCACATCCGTGAGGACGAGGCCAACCACCCAACCCGGTTGCGCGACAAGGAGAAGCACGTCGGCACGTGCGTCGTGACCGGTGTGCCCGGCGTGCTCGGCTTCGACCGGGTGCGCGTTGACCACGTGGACGAGCAGGCCCTCATCGCGGCCATCGCGGCCACGGTCGGGCTCCGCCGCGACGTCATCCCGTCAGACGTCCAGGACACGCCCGTCCAGGACGTCCAGGACGCTCCTGCGGCGCCTGAGACCGTGCAGGACGCTCCGGTGGTCTCGGTGGCTGCTCGGGTCAGTCAGGCCCGCCAGGAGCCGACAGAGGCCGATCTGTCGAAGATGACCGCTGCTCAGGCTGCGGCGTTCATCCGTGAGCAACAGGAGCGTGCGGCATGACCACGTTCCAGGAGTTGGCGAACTGGTCGCCGGCCGACGTGATGGCCCTCGGTGTTGACGGTGCGACGGTCGCAGCGAATGAGGAACGGCACCGGCGTGCCCTGGCGATCCTGGCCGAGTACGACCCGGACCCGGAGGACTTCGACGTCAACCCGCTACTGGCGTTGCTGATCAGCCACCGTGGCGACCTTCGAGCTGCGGCGGATGACCCCGCCCTGATCGAGCACCTGCGTTCCTACATCGGCGTTGACCCGCTGCTGGTCCAGGTGTGGCAGGACCTCGAACGCATCGCCGTCGACTCCCAGGCTCGCCCGGTGTGCGGCGGTCTGGGGGACCTGATCACCGCTGAGGTCAACGCGGTGCGTGCTCGGGCTGGGCTGTCGCTGCTGACGTCCCGGCAGGTGGCTGCCCGTCGGCTGCGAGACGTGATCCGCGAGGTCACCGCTGCGCTGGACGTCGACCGGGGCCGCTCTGACGACTCGATGGGACAGGGGTGAGCGGCCATGACTGCACACGGCATCGGTTCCGGTGGCCTCGATGATCTGGACGACCTCTCAGCGCACTGGTTGGGCCTTCCCAATGCTGACCAGGACCGGCAGGCAGGTCAGTCGGTCGAACGGGTTGCGGCTGCTGCGACGCAGGAGCAAGCAGACGCCCTAAACAACCCTCCTTCGTCTCAGATCAAGACCCAAGCCTTCACCGACTCCCCGGCTCCCGCGACTGAGCAGGATCGGGCACGGGCTACCTGGGCTGCTCGGGTCGCAGCATCACGTGAGCAACAGCGGTCCAAGGTCGACGGGCAGACCATCGCCACGACACGACCTGGCTCGATCGCTGCGGCCTGGCGTGCCCGTGCCGACAGTCCACCCGCACCGGCTGGCCAACGCTGGATGGACGGCGCTGCCTGCACGACGCGCCCGGACCTGCCCTGGACCGACGACGCTGCCGACGTCTCGCCCTGGGACGCGCTGTCCATCCGAGAGACCTGCGCGACGTGTCCGGTCCGCCTGGCCTGCGCTGCTCACGCGTACGCCCGTGGTGTGACTGGTGGTTGGTGGGCTGGTGCCGATCGCGACCCTGACGCCGCCTCGGTGCCAGAGCCGACCTGGGACCCGCCACGTAAGGACGCACCCGCTGGTGTCGAACAGGGCTGTCTGCCGCTCGACCTCACCAGACGCCAGAGCAAATCAGTCAAACCCGGCCGCAAGCGTGGACCACGGACCAAAGCCGCGGCGTCCACTTCGGCGGCAGGACAAGACGCCCGGCCCGTCGAGCCTGAACGCCAGTTTGCTGTTCTCCCAACGACATTCGGAGGTGACGCGGCATGACCACCGACGAGACGATCGCGGACTTCCCCGAACTGCCGCAGATCGTGGCCGACAACGCCTCGTGCAAGACCCGCGACCCTGACCTGTGGTTCCCGGTGCGCCGTGTGCGCCGTGAGTTGGTGGTCCAGTACGCCGCGACGATCTGCGCTGGCTGCCCTGTGCTGGATGAGTGCCGCGAGTGGGCCATCAACGCACCGGACCAGTACGGCATCTGGGGTGGGCTGGACAGGATCGAGCTGCGCCGCCGCCGCGCTGCTCGTGCTGGCGGTGCTGGCATCGAAGACGTGGCGTCCTGAGCGATGAGCACGTTCCACGGTCACGGCGAGGATGCCCCGCTGCACGTCCCCGGCCTGGACTCCCCACAGGTCCAGGCTGGGCTCGCTTCGCGGCTCGCTGACGGCTCGTTCGCCGCGTTCGAGCAGACCGCCGCGTCCGTGGGCTACTGCTCCAACCCGATCCGGCTCGTGGGCTCCTCGACCACGGTGGACACCAAGACCGGTGAGGTCGTCGGCTCGTTCAGCAGTGAGGATGCCCCACTCGGTGCGCTCTACCGGCGTTGCGGCAACCGCCGTGACCACGTGTGCCCCTCGTGCTCACGGCTGTACGCCCGCGACACCTTCGAACTGATCCGCGCTGGCGTCCAAGGCGGCAAACAGGTCCCCACCGATGT includes these proteins:
- a CDS encoding WhiB family transcriptional regulator, with protein sequence MTTDETIADFPELPQIVADNASCKTRDPDLWFPVRRVRRELVVQYAATICAGCPVLDECREWAINAPDQYGIWGGLDRIELRRRRAARAGGAGIEDVAS
- a CDS encoding WhiB family transcriptional regulator, coding for MDGAACTTRPDLPWTDDAADVSPWDALSIRETCATCPVRLACAAHAYARGVTGGWWAGADRDPDAASVPEPTWDPPRKDAPAGVEQGCLPLDLTRRQSKSVKPGRKRGPRTKAAASTSAAGQDARPVEPERQFAVLPTTFGGDAA